In Mycteria americana isolate JAX WOST 10 ecotype Jacksonville Zoo and Gardens chromosome 3, USCA_MyAme_1.0, whole genome shotgun sequence, a single genomic region encodes these proteins:
- the LOC142407607 gene encoding gallinacin-14-like, which produces MSTKATKILFLLLLLLPAVSQAAAVSDTVTCRKTKGKCSFLMCPLLKRATGTCYNGLAKCCRPLW; this is translated from the exons ATGTCAACCAAAGCCACGAAGAtactcttcctgctgctgcttcttctcccGGCGGtgtcccaggctgctgcag TGTCAGACACTGTGACGTGTCGGAAGACCAAGGGCAAGTGTTCGTTCCTGATGTGTCCCTTGCTTAAGAGAGCCACCGGTACCTGCTACAACGGACTGGCAAAGTGCTGCAGGCCCTTATGGTGA